The following are encoded in a window of Impatiens glandulifera chromosome 5, dImpGla2.1, whole genome shotgun sequence genomic DNA:
- the LOC124940436 gene encoding uncharacterized protein LOC124940436, with protein sequence MGDETPNTMNLDLNLGSFPSPDNEPSSDSLSVNLEDWIVGRANHSREADRRRARLHWRSVWRQVPLPTPQEETGNMALELLETGEGSVPADERIKKCDNNPIHFNEEEFSKKEDDHQKANRDEGSFFDCNICLDISKNPVVTCCGHLFCWTCLYRWLHIHSDAKECPVCKGEVTTKTITPIYGRSSSNSNSSRELEEDLSLKIPSRPQAHRVESWRQTIQRNAYPFPVEEMIRRLGNRFDLTRDLVQAHPQEMDGPDSPERNNFLLNRLLSSRGLRREQNLSVNPDEVVDLTESSSPSNSEIGDNSRRLSSLLLRRPHAHRAGTVWSVPSVFTSSERRLVQPLFRHHTIERNQDQQQQQPPLSTEDRDSVSSIAAVIQSESHTFDNAMEIDSAVSFSTSSSRRRYDGARVSTEIDSGDSRPPRRRRIN encoded by the coding sequence ATGGGGGATGAGACACCAAATACGATGAATCTGGACTTGAATTTAGGCTCTTTCCCCTCGCCCGACAATGAGCCATCATCAGATTCATTATCTGTGAATTTGGAAGATTGGATTGTCGGGCGTGCCAATCACTCAAGAGAAGCTGACAGGCGTAGAGCTAGGCTTCACTGGCGATCTGTCTGGAGACAAGTTCCTCTACCAACTCCACAGGAGGAGACTGGCAATATGGCCCTTGAGCTATTGGAAACCGGGGAAGGAAGTGTCCCTGCAGATGAAAGGATAAAGAAGTGCGACAACAATCCAATCCATTTCAATGAGGAAGAGTTTTCGAAAAAGGAAGATGACCACCAAAAGGCAAACCGCGATGAAGGTTCTTTCTTCGACTGCAACATTTGCTTGGATATATCGAAGAACCCTGTTGTGACTTGTTGCGGCCATCTCTTTTGCTGGACATGTCTTTACCGTTGGCTTCATATTCACTCGGATGCTAAGGAATGTCCAGTTTGCAAAGGCGAGGTCACAACAAAGACAATTACACCCATATATGGTCGTAGCAGCAGCAATAGTAATAGTAGTCGTGAGCTTGAAGAGGACTTATCTCTCAAGATACCTTCGAGACCTCAAGCCCATAGGGTTGAGAGCTGGAGGCAAACTATTCAGAGAAACGCTTATCCATTTCCTGTTGAGGAAATGATTAGGCGATTGGGTAATAGATTCGACTTGACCCGAGATCTGGTTCAAGCTCATCCACAGGAGATGGACGGCCCAGATTCGCCGGAGAGGAATAACTTTCTGCTTAATAGGCTTCTGAGTTCTAGAGGATTACGTAGAGAACAGAATCTCTCAGTTAATCCAGATGAGGTTGTGGATTTAACAGAAAGCAGTAGCCCTTCCAATTCTGAAATAGGTGATAATAGTAGAAGACTTTCATCTCTCCTGCTGAGAAGGCCTCATGCTCATAGAGCGGGTACTGTTTGGAGTGTGCCTTCTGTATTCACTTCTTCTGAACGGAGGTTAGTTCAACCGCTCTTTCGACATCATACTATAGAGAGGAATCAAGATCAGCAACAGCAGCAGCCACCACTATCTACTGAAGATAGAGACTCGGTTTCGAGCATAGCTGCAGTTATACAATCGGAGAGCCATACATTTGATAATGCAATGGAGATTGATTCTGCTGTCTCGTTTTCCACATCATCGTCCAGAAGAAGGTACGATGGTGCTAGGGTTTCGACTGAAATTGATAGTGGAGACTCCAGGCCACCAAGGAGGAGAAGAATCAACTGA